Proteins co-encoded in one Arachis stenosperma cultivar V10309 chromosome 7, arast.V10309.gnm1.PFL2, whole genome shotgun sequence genomic window:
- the LOC130941713 gene encoding protein CLT3, chloroplastic-like, with product MEPFCRRLSGGGATTSAAGIQLRRPRQEPGITAVRYNYNYDPLRKRRSITLRFPMRLVAAASEVRSTRRGGAWERSEEVAGREKAAGPCSYAVEDDTAVAAAAATSRVGLGRGTAVEVAVAVAATVVTGVGNRVLYKLALVPLKQYPFFLAQLATFGYVIVYFSIMYIRQHAGIVTEEMLSMPKAPYVLIGILEALAAATGMAAAAILSGASIPILSQSFLVWQILLSIIFLGRRYKLSQLFGCFLVTIGVIVTVASGSSAGNSLKEGGVFWSLLMIVSFFLQAADTVLKEIIFLDANRKLKCGSVDLFVVNSYGSAFQALFICLLLPFLSKLWGIPFSQLPTYLKDGAACFLNIGTLSSGCDGAPLLPMLFIIVNMGFNIALLHLLKISSAVVSCLASTFSVPISIYVFTLPLPYLGVGSSLPTGFVAGAIILVLGLLFYAWTPSNASSPNDVCCN from the exons ATGGAGCCATTTTGCCGCCGATTGTCTGGCGGCGGCGCCACCACCTCCGCCGCTGGAATTCAACTTCGGCGGCCGAGGCAGGAGCCTGGAATTACCGCAGTACGCTACAATTACAATTACGATCCTCTCCGGAAGCGGAGGTCGATCACGTTGAGATTTCCAATGCGGTTGGTGGCGGCGGCGTCGGAGGTGAGGTCCACGCGCCGAGGTGGCGCGTGGGAGAGATCCGAAGAGGTAGCGGGAAGAGAGAAGGCAGCGGGTCCGTGTTCATATGCCGTGGAGGATGATACGGCGGTGGCAGCAGCAGCTGCTACATCAAGGGTGGGCTTAGGGCGGGGAACGGCGGTGGAAGTGGCGGTGGCGGTGGCGGCGACGGTGGTAACCGGAGTGGGGAACAGGGTGCTGTATAAGCTGGCGTTGGTTCCTCTGAAACAGTACCCTTTCTTCTTAGCTCAGCTTGCCACCTTTGG ATATGTAATAGTGTATTTTAGCATAATGTATATCCGGCAACATGCTGGTATTGTTACTGAAGAGATGCTGAGTATGCCAAAAGCCCCTTATGTTCTCATTGGTATTTTAGAGGCTCTTGCTGCTGCCACTGGCATGGCTGCGGCCG CAATTCTCTCCGGAGCATCAATTCCAATTTTGTCTCAG AGTTTTCTTGTGTGGCAAATTCTTCTGTCAATTATTTTTCTTGGGAGAAGATATAAACTCAGCCAACTATTTGGATGCTTTCTTGTAACCATTGGCGTAATTGTTACTGTAGCAAG TGGATCAAGTGCTGGGAATTCATTAAAAGAAGGTGGTGTATTTTGGAGCCTTCTGATGATAGTTTCATTCTTTCTCCAAGCAGCTGATACAGTTCTCAAG GAAATTATCTTTCTGGATGCAAACCGAAAACTGAag TGTGGCTCTGTGGACCTATTTGTTGTAAACTCATATGGATCTGCTTTTCAA GCACTATTCATATGCCTTCTCCTCCCCTTCCTTTCAAAACTATGGGGCATACCCTTCAGTCAACTACCAACCTACCTTAAAGATGGTGCAGCCTGCTTCTTGAATATTGGTACATTATCAAGTG GATGTGATGGTGCCCCTCTGCTACCTATGCTGTTTATTATTGTTAACATGGGATTCAATATTGCATTGCTTCATCTCCTCAAGATCTCTTCAGCTGTTGTATCTTGTCTGGCTTCCACATTTTCAG TTCCAATATCAATCTATGTGTTCACTCTGCCATTGCCATACCTTGGGGTTGGATCATCTCTTCCAACAGGCTTTGTAGCTGGGGCCATCATTCTAGTTTTGGGGTTACTTTTTTATGCATGGACCCCTTCAAATGCTTCCTCACCGAATGATGTATGTTGCAATTAG